The following proteins are encoded in a genomic region of Syntrophotaleaceae bacterium:
- a CDS encoding peptidoglycan-binding domain-containing protein, translating to MKRTILITMMAFIAGLFIAGNGFAAGEHGQEWDSQSQAGMTQDQGAGMAQQMTNQQVRTLQNLLNEKGFDSGPVDGIIGPKTTSAIRNFQESRGLAATGSPDRDTLQELAPDAETQEQLGLSPEFGEEGMGQQQQQQDMDTQQDMESQQDMGTQEQDQMGPDQSGTKDW from the coding sequence ATGAAACGCACGATCTTGATCACCATGATGGCTTTCATTGCCGGTCTGTTCATTGCCGGCAACGGGTTTGCAGCAGGAGAGCATGGGCAGGAATGGGATTCGCAGAGCCAGGCCGGCATGACCCAGGACCAGGGAGCGGGCATGGCCCAGCAGATGACCAACCAGCAGGTGCGTACACTGCAGAACCTGTTGAATGAGAAAGGCTTCGACTCCGGGCCGGTCGACGGCATCATCGGCCCGAAAACGACCAGTGCTATCCGTAACTTCCAGGAATCCCGGGGCCTGGCTGCAACAGGCAGCCCGGACAGGGACACCCTTCAGGAGCTTGCCCCGGATGCCGAAACCCAGGAGCAGTTGGGCCTGTCGCCGGAGTTCGGCGAGGAAGGGATGGGACAACAGCAGCAACAGCAGGACATGGACACCCAACAGGATATGGAGAGCCAGCAGGACATGGGAACCCAGGAGCAGGATCAGATGGGCCCCGACCAATCAGGCACCAAGGACTGGTAA
- a CDS encoding SDR family NAD(P)-dependent oxidoreductase, whose translation MSEKRKPIILLTGATDGLGRRVAEDLAANGHILLLHGRNPDKGNALVSRICSATDNQQVYYYNADLASLQEVRNLAATVTWNHPCLDVLINNAGLGGGPGPKKRQISRDGFELRFAVNYLAPYLLTRLLLPLLRRGAESNGTSRIVNIASSCQQAIDFDNPMLERDYDGLRAYCQSKLALVMFTFDLARELQGSGITVNALHPASAMNTKLLRQWHRIPRHSVKKGAQAVISLALSNRARYTSGQYFNGGKIQPAKDPAYDEEARQRLRRISREWTGL comes from the coding sequence ATGAGCGAAAAGAGAAAACCGATCATTCTTCTAACCGGAGCAACCGACGGCCTCGGGCGACGGGTCGCCGAAGACCTGGCCGCCAACGGACACATCCTTCTGCTGCACGGACGCAACCCGGACAAGGGCAATGCCCTTGTGTCCAGAATTTGCAGCGCAACCGACAATCAACAGGTTTATTACTACAACGCCGATCTCGCATCCCTCCAGGAAGTCCGCAATCTGGCCGCCACCGTCACTTGGAACCACCCCTGCCTGGACGTCCTGATCAACAACGCCGGGCTGGGCGGCGGTCCCGGCCCGAAAAAACGCCAGATCAGCCGGGACGGCTTCGAATTGCGCTTTGCCGTCAATTACCTGGCCCCCTACCTTTTGACCCGCCTGCTCCTGCCCCTGCTGCGCCGTGGCGCGGAAAGCAACGGGACATCCCGCATCGTCAACATCGCCTCCAGTTGCCAGCAGGCCATCGATTTCGACAACCCGATGCTAGAGCGGGATTATGACGGCCTGCGGGCCTATTGCCAGAGCAAACTTGCGCTGGTGATGTTCACTTTCGATCTGGCCAGAGAACTCCAGGGAAGCGGGATCACCGTGAACGCCCTGCACCCCGCCTCGGCCATGAACACCAAGCTTTTGCGCCAATGGCACCGGATCCCCCGGCACTCGGTGAAAAAGGGGGCTCAGGCGGTGATAAGCCTGGCATTGTCCAATCGGGCGCGTTATACGTCCGGCCAATATTTCAACGGCGGCAAAATTCAACCGGCCAAAGACCCGGCCTACGACGAGGAGGCGCGGCAACGTTTACGCAGAATCAGCAGGGAATGGACCGGCCTCTGA
- a CDS encoding aldehyde dehydrogenase family protein yields the protein MREYRDILTGQKRASFSESLPDLKTRLERLRRFEQFTNANSKAICEAVAGDMKRPALEIYSSEIVPVLAELRKAKKHLADWMKPARAKTSLFNVLAKSRHYPVPYGSALIIGPWNYPFMLLAVPAVNALAAGNRVILKPSEYAPNTARLLQEKLTGFFEPLEIACFEGGGEDTARMIEAGPDIVFFTGGAGIGKKVMQACAGRLIPVVLELGGCNPCIIDGEVDLTVAARRVAWGKFFNAGQTCLAPNTCFVHEDIYSDFTAELCRTLERFYGKNPRESKDLGRIVNNRHFTRLEEIKNRAEGRILVGGGADSGELFMEPTILELDGFDSPMVQEEIFGPILPLCRYRNLDELLEKLRKLAPPLVVSCFTKNESVKDLVRRKTVSGSLVFNGTLHVAASTSLPFGGVGMSGMGRYHGKAGFDQFSYRRAELDKPFFPDFSFIYPPYRAPMNVVRKAMKYFIR from the coding sequence GTGAGAGAATATAGGGACATCCTGACCGGGCAGAAAAGGGCGTCGTTTTCCGAGAGCCTTCCGGATCTGAAAACGCGGCTGGAACGGTTGCGGCGTTTTGAACAATTCACCAACGCGAACAGCAAGGCCATCTGCGAGGCGGTTGCGGGCGACATGAAGCGGCCGGCGCTGGAAATCTACTCCTCCGAAATTGTTCCGGTTCTGGCCGAACTGCGCAAGGCGAAAAAGCACCTGGCGGATTGGATGAAGCCGGCCAGGGCGAAAACCTCTCTCTTCAATGTTTTGGCCAAAAGCCGCCATTATCCCGTCCCCTATGGCAGCGCCCTGATTATCGGCCCCTGGAACTATCCCTTTATGCTGCTGGCGGTCCCTGCCGTCAACGCCCTGGCCGCCGGGAATCGGGTGATCCTGAAACCCTCCGAATATGCCCCGAATACAGCCCGCCTTCTCCAGGAGAAACTGACCGGGTTCTTCGAACCTCTGGAAATTGCCTGTTTTGAAGGCGGGGGCGAGGACACGGCCCGCATGATCGAGGCCGGTCCGGACATCGTTTTTTTCACCGGCGGGGCGGGAATCGGCAAAAAGGTCATGCAGGCCTGCGCCGGACGTCTGATCCCTGTCGTGCTGGAGCTGGGCGGGTGCAACCCCTGCATAATCGACGGCGAGGTGGACCTGACCGTGGCCGCCCGGCGGGTGGCCTGGGGAAAATTTTTCAATGCCGGGCAGACCTGTCTGGCCCCCAATACCTGTTTTGTCCACGAGGATATCTACAGCGACTTCACCGCCGAGCTGTGCCGGACCCTCGAACGGTTCTACGGGAAAAACCCCCGGGAATCGAAAGATTTGGGCCGAATTGTCAACAATCGGCATTTCACCCGACTGGAGGAGATCAAAAATCGGGCGGAGGGCAGGATTCTCGTGGGGGGCGGGGCGGATTCCGGGGAGCTGTTCATGGAGCCGACCATCCTGGAGTTAGACGGTTTTGATTCCCCCATGGTCCAGGAAGAGATTTTCGGTCCGATCCTGCCGCTCTGCCGATATCGGAACCTTGACGAACTGCTCGAAAAACTGCGGAAGCTGGCGCCGCCCCTGGTCGTGTCCTGCTTTACCAAAAACGAGTCGGTCAAAGACCTCGTCCGCCGCAAAACGGTCAGCGGCAGTCTGGTTTTCAACGGAACGCTCCATGTGGCTGCCTCCACCTCCCTCCCCTTTGGCGGGGTGGGTATGAGCGGCATGGGGCGCTACCACGGCAAGGCCGGCTTCGATCAGTTTTCCTATCGCCGGGCTGAGCTGGACAAACCTTTTTTCCCCGACTTCAGTTTCATCTATCCTCCCTACAGGGCCCCGATGAATGTGGTCCGCAAAGCCATGAAATACTTCATCCGCTAG